A stretch of Dietzia lutea DNA encodes these proteins:
- the mihF gene encoding integration host factor, actinobacterial type has translation MALPQLTDEQRAAALEKAAAARRARAELKERLKRGGTDLKQVLKDAESDEILGKMKVSALLEALPKVGKVKAQEIMTELEIAPTRRLRGLGDRQRRALLERFDFTVD, from the coding sequence GTGGCCCTTCCCCAGTTGACCGATGAGCAGCGCGCTGCTGCTCTGGAGAAGGCGGCTGCCGCCCGTCGCGCCCGGGCTGAGCTCAAGGAGCGCCTGAAGCGCGGCGGCACCGACCTCAAGCAGGTGCTCAAGGATGCCGAGAGCGACGAGATCCTCGGCAAGATGAAGGTCTCGGCGCTGCTCGAGGCCCTGCCGAAGGTCGGCAAGGTCAAGGCTCAGGAGATCATGACCGAGCTGGAGATCGCGCCGACGCGCCGTCTGCGTGGTCTCGGTGACCGCCAGCGTCGCGCACTGCTCGAGCGGTTCGACTTCACGGTCGACTGA
- the pyrF gene encoding orotidine-5'-phosphate decarboxylase, translating into MNVSAPRAPFGERLRSAVSVRGNLCVGIDPHPALLEAWGLGADPDGLAEFAHRSLEAFADLVPAVKPQVAFFEEHGSAGIGVLEQVLARIGEAGALSVADAKRGDIGSTMAGYARAWLRDSSPLACDALTVSPYLGVGSLDAAFEAASETGRGLFVLARTSNPEAGPLQRSLGSSGSVAQAVVDEVGRRNGPADPGVPGPFGVVVGATVADPPRLDALHGPVLMPGVGEQGGTLEDVRRIAGPALPLTLVNVSRHVLRAGPDVDAMRTVVCDLAAQYRFGGGS; encoded by the coding sequence ATGAACGTCTCCGCCCCCCGGGCCCCCTTCGGCGAGCGGTTGCGCTCAGCGGTCTCCGTCCGCGGCAACCTCTGCGTGGGGATCGATCCGCACCCCGCACTGCTCGAGGCGTGGGGGCTCGGGGCGGACCCCGACGGGCTCGCCGAGTTCGCACACCGGTCGCTCGAGGCGTTCGCGGACCTCGTGCCGGCGGTCAAGCCGCAGGTCGCGTTCTTCGAGGAGCACGGCTCGGCCGGTATCGGCGTTCTCGAACAGGTCCTCGCCCGGATCGGCGAGGCCGGTGCGCTGTCCGTCGCGGACGCCAAACGCGGCGACATCGGCTCGACCATGGCCGGGTACGCCCGGGCGTGGCTGCGCGATTCCTCTCCGCTCGCGTGTGATGCGCTCACCGTCTCCCCGTACCTCGGGGTCGGATCGCTGGACGCCGCGTTCGAGGCGGCCTCGGAGACCGGGCGGGGGCTGTTCGTCCTCGCCCGTACCTCCAATCCCGAAGCGGGTCCGTTGCAGCGCTCGCTCGGGTCCTCGGGGTCGGTCGCGCAGGCGGTGGTCGACGAGGTGGGCCGCCGCAACGGCCCGGCCGACCCGGGGGTGCCCGGCCCCTTCGGTGTGGTCGTGGGGGCCACGGTCGCCGATCCGCCACGGTTGGACGCGCTGCACGGGCCAGTCCTCATGCCGGGCGTGGGGGAGCAGGGCGGCACCCTCGAGGACGTCAGGAGGATCGCCGGGCCGGCGCTGCCGCTCACCCTGGTCAACGTCTCGCGCCACGTCCTCCGAGCTGGCCCGGACGTCGACGCGATGCGGACCGTCGTGTGCGACCTGGCGGCACAGTACAGGTTCGGCGGCGGCTCCTGA